A genome region from Musa acuminata AAA Group cultivar baxijiao chromosome BXJ3-5, Cavendish_Baxijiao_AAA, whole genome shotgun sequence includes the following:
- the LOC135638487 gene encoding probable xyloglucan endotransglucosylase/hydrolase protein 30 — translation MATSTTFFIFFLLLLTRMAAVAAFDVPTTPFSEGFSHLFGNDNLIRSKDDRSVRLSLNRYSGSGFISSELYEHGFFSASIKLPRDYTAGVVVAFYTSNGDIFPNTHDELDFEFLGNVRGKDWRIQTNVYGNGSTTRGREERYLVPFDPTEAAHRYSILWTPDYIIFYIDDVAIREVVRSDSMGGDFPSKPMSVYATIWDGSSWATSYGKIKINYKYAPYVSEFSDLVLRGCRVDPIQQVDTAERCAETVEELMSADFALLTPMKRAAMRRFRERYMIYSFCYDQHRYGNFTFPDCDYISPEHTRFGEWGDNRFPPKEVRRSRRRVRKPSPINVQSSE, via the exons ATGGCTACGTCGACcaccttcttcatcttcttcctcctcctgctcaCCCGGATGGCGGCCGTGGCGGCCTTCGACGTGCCGACGACACCCTTCAGCGAGGGCTTCTCCCACCTCTTCGGCAACGACAACCTCATCCGCTCCAAGGACGACCGGTCCGTACGTCTCTCCCTCAACCGCTACTCCG GTTCGGGCTTCATCTCTTCCGAACTCTACGAACATGGATTCTTCAGCGCGTCCATAAAGCTGCCCAGGGATTACACCGCCGGCGTCGTCGTCGCCTTCTAC ACATCCAACGGCGACATATTCCCCAACACGCATGACGAGCTGGACTTCGAGTTCCTCGGCAACGTGAGAGGGAAGGACTGGAGGATTCAGACCAACGTCTACGGCAACGGCAGCACCACCCGCGGCCGGGAGGAGCGCTATCTCGTCCCCTTCGACCCCACCGAGGCCGCCCACCGCTACTCCATCTTGTGGACGCCTGACTACATCAT ATTCTACATCGACGATGTGGCCATCAGAGAAGTCGTGCGGAGCGACTCCATGGGGGGCGACTTCCCGTCGAAGCCCATGTCGGTCTACGCCACCATCTGGGACGGCTCCTCCTGGGCCACCTCCTACGGCAAGATCAAGATCAACTACAAGTACGCGCCGTACGTGTCGGAGTTCTCCGACCTCGTCCTCCGCGGCTGCCGCGTCGACCCGATCCAGCAGGTGGACACCGCCGAGCGGTGCGCGGAGACCGTGGAGGAGCTCATGTCCGCCGACTTCGCCCTGCTGACCCCGATGAAGCGCGCCGCCATGCGCCGGTTCCGCGAGAGGTACATGATCTACTCCTTCTGCTACGACCAGCACCGGTACGGCAACTTCACATTCCCGGACTGCGACTACATCTCGCCGGAGCACACCAGGTTCGGGGAGTGGGGTGACAACAGGTTTCCTCCCAAGGAGGTCCGGCGATCAAGGCGACGGGTCCGGAAGCCAAGCCCCATCAACGTTCAGTCATCGGAGTAG